One Candidatus Delongbacteria bacterium genomic window, AAGATGTCCCGCTCCGGGGCAAGAACCCGCCGATTCTCAAGCAGATCCGTTACCTGTCCTTCGGTCATTTGGTTGCCCTCGATTGCGAGCGATGCCTGGATCGTCTTGATCCGGTTCCGCTTGCGCAGCTCGGTTGGTGGCAGATCCAGCTTGGCGGCATTGATCTCCCCAACCTTTTCCGCGATCGAGGCAACCAACGCCAAAACGGTATTGCTGATGCTGTAGGGAGGCTTCAACCTTCACCTGCTCTGATAGTTTCAAATGATACTATCATATTCGACACGAGCATCCAAGCTATCTGCACATGACCTTGACATCAGCCGTGGCGCGCTGGCGCGAAGCTTGCCTTCGCCCTCTTTGTCTTTCTCTTCGCCTTCCTTCAGCAAGCGGCGTGACAGCAAAGCCGTCGGCTGCAAGCTCTTGTTAGGCAATTCCCTCTACTCCCTCACATTGAAGCTCATGAAAGGCGGTACAATTGAATCTGCTGGGAACCACGAATCTGTCCATGCATATATGTCACTAATGAGATCAAAGCACAGAACTACACCGTCGTATGAATGAGAGTCAACTTCATATCCGTGCATAATCGGATTTCTAACTTCATTGTAATATCGCTTCACCCTTTCATAAAGCGACGGATCACTTTCAGCCATCGCAAACTCCTTTGCTAAAAGAGCTGGAAGCTTATTATATATTTTACTCGACATTGATCGGCCCGGCATTGCACTTGGACAAGAGGTGAATCGCAGACTCTCATCTGTCAGCTTATCAATCCTCCCAAGCGCTGTATGAACGATTCCAGAAACCCAAGCCTCGACGCCAAATGTTGATCTCTGTAAAAGAATTGTTAATAAGCCTCCAGGAATAGTATTCCAGATTATATTTTGCGATTTTATTGGCCAATTAATTGCTCCCACAAATTGTCGCCTAAAATACGTTGATTTCATTTCCAAGTACTGAGTGTTGAAATCTAGACGTAGATTAATCAGTGGGATGTTTCCCATTGTAACATTAAATGTCTCAGACACTTTGTCCACGGTGCACTTCTATTCTATTGCCAGTTCTTCGGCGCAAACAATTTGCCTAACGGTGGCTTCAGCCGCGACGCACCTGGCGCGACGCCTCCTTTTCCCACCTTCGTAGATTTCAATTCCGAATGCAAGCGCCGTGACATGCGCAAAAGTTAGCTGCAAACTTTGTTAGAAGGCATCATGTCACAGCCAAGAGTTTTGACCTTTCCTCTTCCAAAAATATCCGAACTTGATAATTGTTAGGACTCTCCATTAGATTGTTGCCACAATCATTTACCATCACACCTCTGAGATCATCAAATATTGAGAGTTCAAACTCCTTCAATTCAGTCCTTTTCTTGTCTTGGAGTCTTTTCAGAATTAGGTCTTGTTTATTTTCGGACATCGAATTCCATATTTTTGGACAGAGAAACCAATTGTCGGTGAAATTGATCATCCAACTCTCGACTAGACTTATGATCTTTATCTCGTTAAGATATCTCTCAAAGTACTTTTTCACGGCATCAAAATCTTCATTTGTGGAGTACATCGCGATTACAGTGCTGTCAAAATTTGGTATTACAGTCATCGCAAAAAACACATCATGAGAATTGGAGTTCTCAGTAATGGTAAAGCCACCCAATCCAGAGATGGCGACCGGTATTTTTGTTTCGATTTGCGTAACGCAAAAGGACGCGTTTTCCTCTTCGCATCCCATAATTACTTTTTCAAGACTATTCTTATGGAAATTTATTAAGTTGTTAAGATCTTTATTAAGGTCATACAATTTGCATAAAAAATGTCCTGTAATTGAATTATGACCAGAAAATTTTAGCGATTTTACCGACGCATGATTTTCACTAATTCCAAACTTCATAAGATCTCTAGAAATTCTATTGCTTAATTCAGATTCACGGAGAAGTTCATATTTGGTGAGGATGCCTTCCCAGAATCTCTTTTCGATTCCTTTGCTAACTATCTCACGACATATTGTTCGATAAAATTGAAGGACAATAGCATTGTCACAAGTCATATATTTTCGTTGCTCGAATTCGTTGAATAGTTGTTCATGCTTGACACAAAATCCTGGGAATGTAGATGCCTCAGAAATTCCGCGTTTTCTCATTAGATATGAATTTGCCTTTGTATTGAATTCCGGCGTTAATACCATTCCACGCTCAGCAATATTAGCCAAGAATGATCTTGATATAGAATGTGAATTCGCAATGCTAAATTCATTACAGTCTCTAAAGATGCAGCGCCGCGAATTGGACCAGGCAGCTTGGAGTCTCTTATACTCGCTAAAGAAGAATTCGTATTTCGAGGAATCACTATTGAATACCGTTAAATTATCTCTCTCGTACTGAGACATGATCTTATTGAATGATCTCTTGATTTGTCGCTTATGTGCAACTTTTGGGTTTGTTGTTTTCACGGCCTTTGAAAATGTCCTTCTAGTATCCGATTCGACCGGAGGGCCTTCAGTGGAAAGCAGCAGTCGCGGCGACTGGCGAGCCAAGTGAGCATAATCACCCGCTGTTCGCAAGAGAATTGCAGCTCTGCTGAATAATGGGGCGGAACGCCGTGTCATGCGCTGTGGGTAAAAAATCGAGCCCGCCCAACACCTCTTTGAGTCTCTGTGTCTCTGTGTTGAAATGAGTCCACGCAAAGTCCACAGACAGGCAGTCCGCAGGTGAGAGATTCCGCGCGATCCACGGGACCCCAGCTTGCGCTTGGGTGACAGCAAACCGGGATCGCCGCACGACCCACGGGACCCCAGCTTGCGCTGGGGTGACAGCACACAGGGGTGACAGCGCATAAGAGATTCCGGCTACTCCCACTCCTCCGGCGGCCGCTCCGACACCCGGCTGGCCCCGACGGGCGCGAATCCCAGCGCCGTGCGCAGCCCATCCGCCGCGCTGCTGACGATTCCCCCCGCGTAGCCCGCGCCCTCCCCCACCGGGAAGAGCCCGGCCGTGGACAGACTGTGGCGCAGCTCCGGATCCCGCGTCACGCGCAGGGGCGAGGAGGTCCGGGTCTCCGGTGCGATGAGCAACCCCTCGTCCACGAAGCCGCGCAGCTGCCGCTCGAACAGCCGCAGGCCCTCCGCCAGCGCGCCGGAAAGAGGATCCGGAAAGAGCCGGCTCAGGCGGGTGGAACTCAGCGCCGGGCGGTAGCTGGAGGCCGGCAGTCCGCTGGACACGCGGTCGTGGAGGAAATCCCGCGCCCGCTGGGCCGGCGCGTTCCACTGGCCGCCGCCCTGCTGAAAAGCCCGCTCCTCCAGGCGCTGCTGGATGTGATGCCCCAGCAGGGGCGAATCCGCCAGACCCCAGGCCTGGCCCCAGCGCTGCAGATCCTGGGCCTCCACCTGGGCCACCACCGCGGAATTGGACCAGGCCATCCGGCGCGAGGACCAGCTCATGCCGTTGACCACCAGCCGCTTGTCCTCGCTGGCGGCCAGCACCACCATCCCGCCCGGACACATGCAAAAGGAGTAGACGCCGCGGCCGGCGCTCTTCACGGCCAATTTGTAAGTGGCTGCGCCTGTCAGCTCCAGCCGGCAGCCGGCGCCGTACTGGGCCACGTCGATGAAGTCGCGCGGGTGCTCCACGCGCAGGCCCATGGCGAAGGGCTTCAGCTCCAGCAGCACGCCCGCCCGCGCCAGGGCCTCCGCCGTGTCCCGGGCGCTGTGGCCCATGGCCAGCAGCAGCGTGTCCGTGGCGATGCGCTCGCCATCCGCCAGTTCCACGCCGCAGACGCGGCCGTCCTGCAGCCGCAGATCCTGCACGCGGGCGGAGAAGCGGAACTCCACGCCTGCCTCCTCCAGCAGGGCGCGCAGACGCGAGCCCACCCGGCGGATGCCCTCCGTGCCCACGTGGGGCAGGTGGCTGTAGACCACGTCCTGCGGCGCGCCCAGCCGGCAGAACCAGTGCAGGACCTGGCGCGTGAACCAGTTGCTGTTGCGGCTCGTGAGCTTGCCGTCGCTGAAGGTGCCGGCGCCGCCCTCGCCGAACTGCACGTTGGAGTCGGGGTCCAGCTCGCGCTGCAGCCAGAGCCGGCGCACATCCAGCCGGCGCTCGGAGATGGCGCGGCCGCGCTCCAGGACCAGCGGGCGGTAGCCGCGTGCGGCCAGTCCCAGCGCGGCGAACTGGCCGGCGGGACCGGCGCCGACGACGATGGGCCGGGTGGCGCAGGGCAGCGCGGGCAGCGGCGGCAGGGCCGGATCCGCGTGGGGCGAAACCTGGGTCTCGCCGGCAGGCAGCCGGCCCTCCTCCAGGTTGAAGGCCAGGCTGAAGACCTGGATCAGGCGCGGCTTGTGCCGGGCGTCCAGGGATTTGCGCAGCACCTCCAGTTGCCCGATCTCCTCCGGGGCGACCTTGAGGCGGCGGGCCAGCAGTTCGCGCGGCGGTCGGGGATCGTCGTAGGCGCAGGAGAGATTGTCGAAACGGAAGCGGCGCTCTGCCATGGGTCCTTTCCGCCGGCTGCCCGGCCTGGTTGGTCGGCAAGATAGGGTCGGCCGTGTGGACCCGTTGTCAATTCGGCGGGCCGCGGCCTGGATGGCGGGCGGTTGGATGGATGGTTGGACAGTGCTCTGGCACCGGTCTGGCACCGGCCTGGCACCGGTCTGGCACCGGTCTGGCACCGGCCTGGCACCGGCCTGGCACCGGCCTGGCACCGGCCTGGCACCGGCCGGACACCGGCCGGACACCGGTCTGGCACCGGCCGGACACCATGTTTTCCACCTTTCTGCTGGCGCCAGAAAGGTGGAGCCAAAGAGGCGCTTTTTCTCACCCGCCAGAGTCAGCCCGCCTCCCGGCGGGCTTCCGCTGGCGGCAGCTCGGCCTTCCTGCCACTGTGTAGTTGGTTCGCGCTTTGCGCTTCACCCAAGTTCTGGTTCAGCCCTGCGGGCTTCACCTTGCACATCCGATTCGTCACCGGCAAGGTGACTGTCATCCCAGCAAAAGCTGGGATCCCATGGCTCGTCTCGGCTACTTGCCTTCCCTTGATTTCCGCCTTTCTGCTGGCGCCAGATATGGACAATGCTCTGGCACCGGCCTGGCACTGGCCTGGCACCGCACCGGTCGCGGATTGCTTACTTCTGGCGAACAAGCTGAGGAGCAGACCATGCAGGGCCGGATCACCATCAAAGATGCGCTATTGCACCCGGAACACGTGGGTCAGACCATCACGGTCATGGGCTGGGTACGCACCAATCGCGCCGGCAAGGCCGTCTCCTTCATCGAACTCAACGACGGTTCCTGCCTGAAGGGCCTGCAGGTTGTCTACAGCGCGGAAAGCCTGCCCGATTACGAGGCGGTGGCGCGCATCCTGACCGGCGCCTGCTTGAAGGTGACAGGCGTGCTGGTGGCCAGCCAGGGGCAGGGTCAGAGCGTGGAGCTGCAAGCCGCGGGCGTGGAGCTGCTGGGCGAGTGCGACGCGGGCTTCCCGTTGCAGAAGAAGCGCCACAGTTTCGAATACCTGCGGACCATCGCGCACCTGCGGCCGCGCACCAACACCTTCGGCGCGGTGTTTCGCGTCCGGCATCGGCTGGCCTTCGCCATCCACCAATTCTTCCACGAGCGCGGCTTCGTCTGGGTGCACACGCCCATCATCACGGGCAGCGACTGCGAGGGCGCGGGCGAGATGTTCCGGGTCAGCACCTTGAGCCCGACGGATCCGCCCCGGACGGAAGCGGGCGAGGTGGACTGGAGCCAGGATTTCTTCGGCCACCAAACCAACCTGACGGTCTCGGGCCAGCTCTCCGGCGAGATGTTCGCGCTGGCCCTGGGCAACATCTACACCTTCGGCCCGACCTTCCGGGCGGAAAACAGCAACACCACGCGCCACGCCAGCGAGTTTTGGATGATCGAGCCCGAGATGGCCTTCCACGATCTGGCGGACAACGCGCGGCTGGCCCAGGATTTCCTGCAGTACATCATCCGCGCGGTGCTGATGGATTGCGCCGAGGACATGGCCTTCTTCGATCAGTGGGTGAAGAAGGGGCTGGTGGAGCGGCTGGAGAACGTGGCCGCCTGCGCCTTCGAGACCATTCCCTACACCGAGGCCGTCCGTCTGCTGGAAAACTCCGGCCAAGCCTTCCAATTCCCGGTGAAGTGGGGCATCGATCTGCAGACCGAGCACGAGCGTTGGCTGACGGAGACCCACGTGGGCCGGCCCGTCTTCGTGACGGACTATCCCAAGGAGATCAAGGCCTTCTACATGCGCCAGAACGACGACGGCAAGACCGTGGCCGCCATGGATCTGCTGGTGCCGGGCGTGGGTGAGATCATCGGCGGCAGCCAGCGCGAGGAGCGCCACGAGCGCCTGCTGGCCCGCATCAAGGAAATGGGTCTGCACGAGCAGGACTACTGGTGGTACCTGGAGAGCCGGCGCTTCGGCAGCGCGCCCCACTCGGGCTTCGGCCTGGGCTTCGAGCGCGCCATTATGTACATCACGGGCATGGAGAACATCCGCGACGTGGTGCCCTTCCCGCGCACGCCGGGCAACTGCGATTTTTAACGTCCCTGTCATCCCGGCGAAAGCCGGGATCCCATGGGTTCGGCAGGCACTCGCGCAACCGAACAGGATCCCTGCTTGCGCTGGGATGACAATCCAAGTCGAGGGAATCGCCACATGGATCTGAGCACCATCCAAGCGCAGCTGGCGCACACGCTGGACCGCGTGGAATTGGACTTGCCGGGCGAGCGCCAGATCGGCAAGGTGCGCGAGGCCTGGTCCCGGGAGGGCCGGCGGCTGATCGTCACCACCGACCGGGTGAGCGCCTTCGACCGGGTGCTGGCCACCATTCCCTTCAAGGGCCAGGTGCTCAACCAGCTGGCCCTGTTCTGGTTCGAGCACACGCGGGATCTGGTGCCCAACCACGTGCTCTCGGTGCCGGACCCCAACGCCATCGTGGTGATGGACCTGGAGCCGCTTAAAGTGGAAATGGTGGTGCGCGGCTACATCACGGGCAACACCAGCACCAGCGCCTGGACGCACTACCAGAAGGGCGTGCGGGAGTTCTGCGGCAATCGGCTGCCCGACGGGCTGCGCAAGGACCAGCAGCTGGCCGCGCCCATCGTGACGCCCTCCACCAAGGCGGCGGAAGGCGCGCACGACGAGAGCGTCTCGCCGGAGGAGATCGTGCGCAGAGGCGACGTGCCCGCGCAGATCATGGCGGACCTGGTGGAAATCAGCCTGGCCTTGTATCGGCGCGGCGTGGAGCTGGCGGCGCGGCAGGGGGTGATTCTCGTGGACACCAAGTACGAGTTCGGACTGGACGCCCAGGGCCGGATCACGCTGATGGACGAGATCCACACGCCGGACAGCAGCCGCTACTGGTACGCGGACAGCTACCAGGAATTGTTCGAGCGGGGCGCTGAGCAGCGCCGGATCGACAAAGATCACTTGCGCACCTGGCTGGCCGATCGCGGCTTTCTGGGCGACGGCGAGCTGCCGCCGATCACCGACGAGGTGCGCGTCTCCACGGCGCACAAGTACATCGAGGCCTTCGAGGCGATCACGGGACACGTGTTCGAAGCCGAGCCGGGCCCGGTGGCGGAGCGCCTGAAGCGGAACCTGACGGACTACTGATCCACCGGCCGGGGCAACGGAGTTCACGGGAAGACACGAAGAAATCCAAAGGAACAGCAGGTTGTTGGATTTTTCGAACACTTATATATTGTGTTTACAGAAATAATTGACTTGTTAATTATCGTTATTCCGCCGTTTTCAAATATGGCTTAATGATTAACCATAAGAGTTGATTTCGTATAAAATTCTCGCAGCGATAATAAACATATCATTATAATATACTTATATATCAATTTAAAAGCTGCCTTTCTTGGCTGTTCCTTCGCGTCTTCCCGTGAGAACTCCCTCACCCCGCCAGCATCTCCGCCGCCTGCACCATTTCCTCCTCCGTGTTGCCCAGACCCACGGAGAGGCGCAGGGTGCGCTCCGCCACCTCCACCGGCAGGCCCATGGCCGTCAGCACGTGGCTGGGGGAGGCGCTGTCCGCGTGGCAGGCGGCGCCGGCGCTGGCGGCCAGTTCGGGGCAGCGGGCCAGGCGATCGTCCACGCGCCGGCCGGGCAGATAGACGCTGATCGTGTTGGGCAACCGCTCGGCGCCCTCCCCGTGAATGCGCAGACCGGGAATGCGGGCGCGCAGCTCGGCCTCCAGCCGGTCGCGCAACCGGCGCTGCTCGGCCGTGATGCCGTCGCCGTCCTCCACGAAGCGCCGGGCCGCCGCGCCCAGCCCCACCAGCTCCAGCACGTTCTCCGTGCCCGGCCGCAGACCGCGCTCGTGGCCGGCCCCGTAGAGCAGGGGCGGCAGTTCCACGCCGCCGCGCAGATAGAGCGCGCCCACGCCCTTGGGGGCGTTGAGCTTGTGGCCGGCCACGCTGAGCAGGTCCACGCCCAGCGCGTTCACGTCCACGGGCAGTTTGCCCAGCACCTGGGCCGCGTCCGTGTGACACAAAATGCCGCGGGCGCGGCAGAGCGCGGCCAGCTCGGCCACGGGCTGCAGGACGCCGGTCTCGTTGTTGGCCAGCATCACGCTGAGCAGGCGCGTGTCCGGCCGCAGGGCGCGTTCCACATCCTCCACCCGCACGCGGCATTGCTCGTCCACAGGCAGGAGGGTGGTCTCCACGCCCTGGCCCGCCAGGAAGCGGCAGACCTCGAGCACGGCGGGGTGCTCCACGGCGCTGACCAGCATGTGACAGGGGCCGAAGCGCCGGGCCAGTCCCTGCAGGACCCAGTTGTTGGACTCCGTCCCGCCGCTGGTGAACAGCACGTCGTAGGGATGGCAACCCAATAGGGCGGCCAGCTGCCGGCGCGCCAGCTCCACGGCAGCGCGGCAGGCTTGACCAAAGGCGTGGCCACTGGACGGATTGCCCACAGCCCCATCCAGCCAGGGCAGCATGGCGGCCTTCACTTCCGGCGCCAGGGGCGTCGACGCGTTGTGATCCAGATAGATCATCCGTCCTCCCGTTGGGCGCAAGGCGCCGTTCGAAGCGTGTTCAGACCTTGGGTTCCAGCGCGGAAAATGCGAGAATGGCCGCACAATTCAACCACGTCCCCGTCAGCGGTCTCGGGGCCGAGTCGTCACGGAATCCACAACAGCGGAGGGGAACCCATGGCGTGGACACTGGGCCAGGTCCAGGAACAGCTGCGCGAACGGGAACTGGACGGCTGGCTGCTCTTCGTCCTGCAGAATCGCAACCCGGTGGCGGAGCGGGTGCTGGACCTGCCGCCCGGGCAGATCCGCACGCGGCGGGCCTTCTACTGGATTCCCGCCAGCGGCACGCCCATCCGGCTGGAGCACGCCATCGAGTGCCGCACCCTGGCGGGAGTGCCCGGCCTGCGGCGGACCTACCTGTCCTATGAATCCCTGCGCCAGGAATTGGGCCGCATTCTGGGTGGCGCGCGGCGCGTGGCCATGGAGACCAGCCCGCTGGCCGCCATTCCCGCCTTGTCGCTGGTGGACGCCGGCACCGTGGACCTGGTCCGCAGCCTGGGCGCGGAGGTGGTCTCGAGCGAGA contains:
- the asnS gene encoding asparagine--tRNA ligase gives rise to the protein MQGRITIKDALLHPEHVGQTITVMGWVRTNRAGKAVSFIELNDGSCLKGLQVVYSAESLPDYEAVARILTGACLKVTGVLVASQGQGQSVELQAAGVELLGECDAGFPLQKKRHSFEYLRTIAHLRPRTNTFGAVFRVRHRLAFAIHQFFHERGFVWVHTPIITGSDCEGAGEMFRVSTLSPTDPPRTEAGEVDWSQDFFGHQTNLTVSGQLSGEMFALALGNIYTFGPTFRAENSNTTRHASEFWMIEPEMAFHDLADNARLAQDFLQYIIRAVLMDCAEDMAFFDQWVKKGLVERLENVAACAFETIPYTEAVRLLENSGQAFQFPVKWGIDLQTEHERWLTETHVGRPVFVTDYPKEIKAFYMRQNDDGKTVAAMDLLVPGVGEIIGGSQREERHERLLARIKEMGLHEQDYWWYLESRRFGSAPHSGFGLGFERAIMYITGMENIRDVVPFPRTPGNCDF
- a CDS encoding phosphoribosylaminoimidazolesuccinocarboxamide synthase, whose amino-acid sequence is MDLSTIQAQLAHTLDRVELDLPGERQIGKVREAWSREGRRLIVTTDRVSAFDRVLATIPFKGQVLNQLALFWFEHTRDLVPNHVLSVPDPNAIVVMDLEPLKVEMVVRGYITGNTSTSAWTHYQKGVREFCGNRLPDGLRKDQQLAAPIVTPSTKAAEGAHDESVSPEEIVRRGDVPAQIMADLVEISLALYRRGVELAARQGVILVDTKYEFGLDAQGRITLMDEIHTPDSSRYWYADSYQELFERGAEQRRIDKDHLRTWLADRGFLGDGELPPITDEVRVSTAHKYIEAFEAITGHVFEAEPGPVAERLKRNLTDY
- a CDS encoding cysteine desulfurase family protein; the protein is MIYLDHNASTPLAPEVKAAMLPWLDGAVGNPSSGHAFGQACRAAVELARRQLAALLGCHPYDVLFTSGGTESNNWVLQGLARRFGPCHMLVSAVEHPAVLEVCRFLAGQGVETTLLPVDEQCRVRVEDVERALRPDTRLLSVMLANNETGVLQPVAELAALCRARGILCHTDAAQVLGKLPVDVNALGVDLLSVAGHKLNAPKGVGALYLRGGVELPPLLYGAGHERGLRPGTENVLELVGLGAAARRFVEDGDGITAEQRRLRDRLEAELRARIPGLRIHGEGAERLPNTISVYLPGRRVDDRLARCPELAASAGAACHADSASPSHVLTAMGLPVEVAERTLRLSVGLGNTEEEMVQAAEMLAG